CAACGATTTTGAAACCATAGTTCCTCAACAATTCGTGAATGACATCTACTCTTTTGCAAAACAAGCCAAGAAAAAGAAAGTGAAGATAAATCCTGACGAGTTCCTGGTGATGATCGCAGAGCTTGAAAAAGCCGAATTGATCGAAGTCGTCGAAGTAAAAAAGATAGT
The DNA window shown above is from Mesoaciditoga lauensis cd-1655R = DSM 25116 and carries:
- a CDS encoding PIN domain-containing protein, with amino-acid sequence NDFETIVPQQFVNDIYSFAKQAKKKKVKINPDEFLVMIAELEKAELIEVVEVKKIVSISDHEADNHYISVAIENNAEILITGDKDLTCERVVKECSKIGLRIVKPAEFLEMF